Proteins encoded in a region of the Bifidobacteriaceae bacterium genome:
- a CDS encoding alpha-ketoacid dehydrogenase subunit beta, translating to MTTTATGPAQATGVVTMTYREALRTTLAQELRRDPNVLLIGEEIGLFEGSYKITQGLLKEFGPKRVRDTPIAEEGFTGAAVGAAMLGLRPIVELMTINFSLLAVDQIVNHAAKIYGMFGGQVSVPMVIRTPGGGGQQLAATHSQNVELYYAFVPGLKVVAPATPAEARGLLMAAIRDDDPVLFLENLSLYNTKGPVDLAAPPSQLGLASVVRPGRHLTVVAYSRMVSVALEAARHLAATEGADLEVVDLRSLRPLDRQTFVESVRRTHAAVVLEDDWLTYGIGAEVAASIGEGAFDYLDAPVRRVAMAEVPLPYSKPLETAALPQMGDVIRAIKETLAATGFNYSRSVSHD from the coding sequence GTGACCACAACGGCGACAGGCCCGGCGCAGGCGACCGGCGTCGTCACCATGACCTACCGGGAGGCGCTGCGGACAACGCTGGCGCAGGAGCTTCGCCGCGACCCGAATGTGCTGCTGATCGGTGAGGAGATCGGGCTGTTCGAGGGCTCGTACAAGATCACCCAGGGATTGTTGAAGGAGTTCGGGCCGAAGCGGGTGCGGGACACGCCCATCGCGGAGGAGGGCTTCACCGGGGCGGCGGTCGGCGCGGCCATGCTGGGGCTGCGGCCCATCGTGGAGTTGATGACGATCAACTTCTCGCTGTTGGCGGTGGATCAGATCGTCAACCACGCGGCCAAGATTTACGGCATGTTCGGCGGCCAGGTCTCTGTGCCAATGGTCATTCGGACGCCGGGCGGCGGGGGCCAGCAGTTGGCGGCCACCCATTCGCAGAACGTGGAGTTGTACTACGCGTTCGTGCCGGGTCTGAAGGTGGTCGCGCCGGCCACGCCGGCGGAGGCGCGCGGGCTGCTCATGGCCGCCATCCGGGACGACGATCCGGTGCTGTTCTTGGAGAACCTGTCCCTGTACAACACGAAGGGCCCGGTCGACTTGGCGGCGCCGCCGTCCCAGCTGGGGCTGGCCAGCGTGGTCAGGCCGGGCCGCCACCTGACGGTGGTGGCCTATTCGCGGATGGTGTCCGTGGCGCTGGAGGCCGCCCGGCACCTCGCCGCCACGGAGGGCGCGGACCTGGAGGTTGTGGACCTGCGCAGCCTGCGGCCCTTGGACCGGCAAACCTTTGTCGAATCGGTGCGGCGCACCCATGCGGCGGTGGTGCTGGAGGACGACTGGCTGACCTACGGGATTGGCGCGGAGGTGGCGGCGTCCATTGGCGAGGGGGCTTTCGACTACTTGGACGCCCCGGTCCGGCGGGTCGCCATGGCGGAGGTCCCCCTGCCCTACTCGAAACCTCTCGAAACGGCGGCGTTGCCGCAGATGGGGGACGTGATCCGGGCGATCAAGGAAACCCTCGCGGCGACCGGTTTCAACTATTCAAGGAGTGTCTCCCATGATTGA
- a CDS encoding VIT1/CCC1 transporter family protein — MATPIPSVPHDGSAAAPGSVPAVPDPSRKQVRRWRRYLADEIQEAATYKDLARRSSPEEAAILLGLAESEARHADHWRGLLGDKAKRPMGRRFSTDVLAFMARRFGFVFALAIAGRAETRTRYWRDPNVPESMTADEQVHSEVIRGLAARGRARLSGTFRAAVFGANDGLVSNLALVMGIGGAGVSPKVVMLTGVAGLLSGAMSMAAGEYVSVDSQKALLDASNPDPKTATMLPHLDLKSNELALVYQARGLTAEDAAKQADEVLRHQTDFTLPGAHAESSIVVGSGVKAAAASFCFFSSGAIFPVLPWLVGLSGLTAVIWAAALVGVGLAVTGMCAGILSGTSPLKKALRQVAIGWGAAAVTYLLGLAFGTTVG; from the coding sequence ATGGCAACCCCAATCCCATCCGTCCCACATGATGGATCGGCGGCGGCGCCCGGCTCGGTCCCGGCGGTGCCCGATCCGTCGCGGAAGCAGGTACGGCGCTGGCGCCGCTATCTGGCGGACGAGATCCAGGAGGCCGCCACCTACAAAGACCTCGCCCGGCGCTCCAGCCCCGAGGAAGCGGCGATCCTCCTGGGACTGGCGGAATCCGAGGCGCGCCACGCCGACCATTGGCGCGGGCTCCTGGGCGACAAGGCCAAGCGGCCAATGGGCCGGCGTTTTTCCACCGACGTTCTGGCCTTCATGGCGAGGCGCTTCGGCTTCGTATTCGCGTTGGCGATCGCGGGGCGCGCAGAAACGCGGACGCGTTACTGGCGCGACCCGAACGTCCCCGAATCGATGACCGCCGACGAACAAGTCCACTCCGAGGTCATCCGTGGCCTGGCCGCGCGCGGCCGGGCCCGGCTCTCCGGCACGTTCAGGGCGGCGGTCTTCGGCGCGAACGACGGCCTGGTCTCAAACCTGGCCCTGGTCATGGGGATAGGCGGCGCCGGGGTTAGCCCCAAAGTCGTCATGCTGACCGGCGTGGCGGGCTTGCTCTCCGGGGCCATGTCCATGGCCGCGGGCGAATACGTCTCGGTCGACTCGCAAAAGGCCCTTCTGGACGCCTCCAACCCCGACCCCAAGACCGCCACAATGCTGCCCCATCTGGATCTCAAGTCCAACGAGCTGGCTTTGGTCTACCAAGCCCGCGGGCTGACCGCCGAGGACGCCGCCAAGCAGGCCGACGAGGTGCTTCGCCATCAGACCGATTTCACCCTGCCGGGCGCCCACGCCGAGTCCTCGATCGTGGTCGGTTCAGGCGTCAAGGCCGCCGCCGCGTCGTTCTGCTTCTTCTCCTCCGGCGCCATCTTCCCGGTGCTGCCCTGGCTGGTCGGGCTGTCGGGGTTGACCGCGGTCATTTGGGCCGCAGCCCTGGTGGGAGTAGGGCTGGCCGTCACCGGCATGTGCGCGGGCATCCTGTCCGGAACGTCGCCCCTGAAGAAGGCCCTGCGGCAGGTGGCGATCGGCTGGGGGGCCGCCGCCGTCACCTATCTGCTTGGGCTGGCCTTCGGCACCACGGTCGGCTGA
- a CDS encoding choice-of-anchor M domain-containing protein, translating to MRVFKKNAAFLASASLAIGAFAAATGTAYAAPPVGTAGPAPAPSHRTVIAGVHADAISTFWDQGQLVLAAKADTPTAHTRYEADQVWFHVSNGLRLTGFPAGFEFVAAPGSTVWIAPETQVGGELWPGFSTESVPLGTLDGNDTTLTLVGVEGPGDVELWQSGTFGAPQRLWSSDEDGFKSFTRGNVHMHANWAFTQPGIYALTVAAQAKVGGAPVGDTAVYTFVVGDLPAQAVTTTQLHVHGASTVVVGEELELHATVEPASVQGYVEFRDGQNVLGHVRLAAGEAEFLTEDLSLGDHQVTAVFVPEVDNLAKSSASAPVNVVVANAPTGQVVELGALDGHYHQGSPIHLSLNIDPAPAAGDTIQWQWKWPGGEWSPIPGNPTDSWTVAAEQALNGVEVRVALIRADPQAAPTFSETRVIHEDDHGAAALQAPAIGGKASYLVGEPLSLRLELPEGVSTVLTDHLWEKKLAGSGDWTPVGGQSASALTLPAALGEDGASFRVSILKPTGEVAYGPSAPVSVSVAQPGAALGLGRLAQEYSLTLLEPTNGGASAGALGLNDQGDVVGITRPTSSAQPQRTVLWEAHGDHFHAHELANLDGSQFSRGFDVNNQGQIVGEAFDSQGASIPIRWEGTTAPEHVTSLNAAGTGILNDIDNDGVAVGSASGAAVRLAADGAVTTLPIPGPAGTTAASLTATTIADGQVVGGRGSLTLPGQSGSRLLGVVWDAQGARLLETPQGASSPAVAGVRSDGLAVGSATAGSTERPVAWGTDGVPYTLALPEVSDYTHAAAKAVSGGVIVGYTSKFAGNTSFGGAATGWDATGAVDLNSRVAALPEGVTLQSASDVNESGQIVGTAATADGARGFVLTPVAEPVPTTVVITNFLERFVAGQVYTLTAAHSPTVEGATYSWELKQTGAESWYTIRDAQGPVTTADLTFTAQQGWDGFLWRVAVLDAEGHRVAESTPQEMRVELPAPTEPGLHILGLAGHYHSSQPVTLTAVLAPEDPAPATFRWSVQRADQAGPHVVQETDSEVLTLTAEQALDGAIVTAERLVGGEVTHTSAPVTVAVDDHGAAAPQVVSIAGEPQAVEGQTVTLTATVAPSTVLDRYQWYVKAPGADEASPVAGATSATHAFTATADLNGAEFSVAVVGEDGTVVYGPSAPVALAVTRALASAPAAPAKPGIVAIGSTVTVTWEAPADGGSPITGYTVQLLGGPEPLAREVAASATSAVFTDLGPGTYRATVVAVNAVGASPASEASAQVVVIGTPEPSDSGDPTPGQSAPGQSASSQAALPVTGSSLRPQAAIGVATCLILIGAATLLGSRRRKLARQGPAQ from the coding sequence ATGAGGGTTTTCAAGAAGAACGCCGCTTTCCTGGCCTCCGCGAGCCTCGCCATCGGGGCGTTCGCGGCCGCAACCGGGACCGCTTACGCCGCCCCGCCCGTCGGCACGGCAGGGCCGGCACCGGCTCCGTCCCACCGGACCGTGATCGCAGGCGTCCACGCGGACGCGATCTCGACCTTTTGGGATCAGGGGCAACTTGTCCTGGCCGCGAAGGCGGACACGCCGACGGCCCACACCCGCTACGAGGCGGACCAGGTGTGGTTCCACGTCAGCAACGGATTGCGGCTCACCGGCTTTCCCGCCGGTTTTGAGTTCGTGGCAGCGCCCGGCTCGACCGTTTGGATCGCTCCGGAAACCCAGGTGGGTGGCGAGCTTTGGCCCGGCTTCTCCACGGAGTCGGTCCCGCTCGGCACTCTGGACGGCAACGACACCACGCTGACTCTGGTCGGGGTGGAGGGTCCAGGAGACGTGGAACTGTGGCAAAGCGGAACGTTCGGTGCCCCACAACGCCTCTGGTCGAGCGACGAGGACGGCTTCAAGAGTTTCACGCGCGGTAACGTCCACATGCACGCCAACTGGGCTTTCACCCAGCCCGGCATCTACGCTCTGACGGTGGCCGCCCAGGCCAAAGTCGGCGGCGCGCCGGTCGGCGACACCGCCGTCTACACCTTCGTCGTGGGGGACTTGCCGGCGCAGGCCGTCACGACCACCCAGTTGCACGTGCACGGGGCCTCGACCGTCGTTGTCGGAGAAGAACTGGAGCTCCACGCCACCGTGGAGCCGGCGAGCGTGCAGGGGTACGTGGAGTTCCGGGACGGCCAAAACGTCCTGGGCCACGTCAGGCTCGCTGCGGGCGAGGCGGAATTCCTGACGGAGGACCTGAGCCTGGGCGACCACCAGGTGACCGCGGTGTTCGTGCCGGAGGTCGACAACCTGGCGAAATCGTCGGCATCGGCCCCGGTGAACGTCGTTGTGGCAAACGCGCCGACCGGCCAAGTGGTCGAACTCGGGGCCCTAGACGGCCACTACCACCAAGGCAGCCCGATCCACCTGAGCTTGAACATCGACCCGGCGCCTGCCGCCGGCGACACCATCCAATGGCAGTGGAAATGGCCCGGCGGGGAATGGTCGCCGATCCCCGGCAACCCCACCGACTCGTGGACTGTGGCAGCCGAGCAGGCGCTCAACGGAGTCGAGGTGCGGGTGGCGTTGATCCGCGCCGACCCGCAGGCGGCACCCACCTTCTCTGAAACGCGGGTCATCCACGAGGACGACCACGGCGCCGCCGCCCTCCAGGCACCGGCTATCGGGGGCAAGGCCTCCTACCTGGTCGGCGAGCCGCTGTCGCTGCGCTTGGAACTGCCCGAGGGTGTTTCGACGGTCTTGACCGACCACTTGTGGGAGAAGAAGCTCGCCGGGTCGGGGGACTGGACGCCGGTCGGCGGCCAGAGCGCATCCGCGCTGACGCTGCCGGCCGCGCTGGGCGAGGACGGGGCGTCCTTCCGGGTGTCCATTCTGAAGCCAACGGGCGAGGTGGCCTACGGCCCTTCGGCGCCCGTGTCGGTGAGCGTCGCCCAACCGGGAGCGGCGCTGGGACTCGGCCGGCTGGCCCAGGAGTACAGCCTGACGCTCCTCGAACCGACCAATGGCGGGGCCTCGGCCGGCGCGCTGGGTCTGAACGACCAGGGCGACGTCGTGGGGATCACGCGCCCGACCAGTTCGGCGCAGCCCCAGCGGACCGTTCTCTGGGAGGCCCACGGCGACCACTTCCACGCCCATGAGCTCGCCAACCTTGACGGTTCCCAGTTCTCCCGGGGCTTCGACGTGAACAACCAGGGCCAGATTGTCGGCGAGGCCTTCGACTCCCAGGGCGCCTCCATCCCGATCCGTTGGGAGGGCACGACCGCCCCCGAACACGTGACGAGCTTGAACGCGGCAGGCACCGGAATCCTGAATGACATCGACAACGACGGCGTGGCCGTTGGCTCCGCCTCCGGCGCGGCCGTCCGGTTGGCCGCCGATGGTGCCGTCACCACTTTGCCCATCCCGGGCCCGGCGGGGACCACGGCCGCCTCCTTGACCGCGACCACCATCGCCGACGGCCAGGTCGTTGGCGGCCGGGGGTCGTTGACTCTGCCCGGTCAAAGCGGCAGCCGACTCCTGGGCGTTGTCTGGGACGCGCAAGGCGCTCGCCTGCTCGAAACGCCGCAGGGCGCGAGTTCCCCGGCGGTGGCCGGCGTGCGGTCGGATGGCCTCGCCGTGGGAAGCGCCACGGCCGGGTCAACCGAAAGGCCGGTGGCGTGGGGAACGGACGGAGTTCCGTACACGTTGGCGCTCCCTGAGGTTTCCGATTACACGCACGCGGCGGCCAAGGCGGTCTCGGGAGGCGTGATTGTCGGCTACACCTCCAAGTTCGCGGGCAACACCTCCTTTGGCGGGGCCGCCACCGGCTGGGACGCGACCGGAGCGGTTGACCTGAACTCGCGGGTCGCGGCTTTGCCGGAGGGCGTGACCCTGCAGTCCGCCTCAGACGTCAACGAGTCCGGCCAGATTGTCGGCACCGCCGCCACGGCGGACGGCGCCCGAGGCTTTGTGCTCACCCCCGTCGCCGAGCCCGTCCCGACCACCGTCGTGATCACGAACTTCCTGGAGCGGTTCGTCGCCGGCCAGGTCTACACGCTGACGGCGGCCCACTCGCCTACGGTCGAAGGGGCGACCTACAGCTGGGAGCTCAAGCAAACCGGCGCGGAGTCCTGGTACACGATCCGCGACGCCCAAGGCCCCGTCACCACGGCGGACCTGACCTTCACGGCTCAACAGGGCTGGGACGGATTCTTGTGGCGCGTGGCGGTGTTGGACGCCGAGGGGCACCGGGTCGCCGAGTCGACGCCACAGGAGATGCGGGTCGAATTGCCCGCGCCGACCGAGCCGGGGCTGCACATCCTGGGCCTGGCCGGCCACTACCACTCCTCCCAACCGGTCACTTTGACGGCGGTGCTCGCCCCGGAGGACCCGGCTCCCGCGACCTTCCGCTGGTCGGTCCAACGAGCCGACCAGGCCGGGCCGCATGTGGTCCAGGAGACGGACTCCGAGGTGCTGACCTTGACCGCCGAGCAGGCCCTCGACGGCGCCATCGTCACAGCGGAACGGCTGGTGGGCGGCGAGGTGACCCACACTTCGGCCCCCGTGACCGTGGCGGTGGACGACCACGGGGCCGCGGCTCCCCAGGTCGTGTCCATCGCGGGCGAGCCCCAGGCTGTTGAGGGCCAGACTGTCACGCTCACCGCGACGGTGGCGCCCTCAACGGTGCTGGACCGCTACCAGTGGTACGTCAAGGCGCCCGGGGCGGACGAGGCCAGCCCGGTCGCCGGGGCCACCTCGGCCACCCACGCTTTCACGGCCACGGCCGATCTTAACGGGGCCGAATTCTCAGTGGCCGTTGTCGGCGAGGACGGCACCGTCGTTTACGGCCCGTCGGCACCTGTCGCGCTGGCCGTAACGCGCGCACTGGCCTCGGCGCCAGCCGCGCCGGCGAAGCCCGGCATCGTGGCCATCGGCTCCACCGTGACGGTCACCTGGGAGGCGCCGGCGGACGGCGGATCGCCGATCACCGGCTACACGGTTCAGTTGCTGGGCGGCCCGGAGCCGCTGGCGCGGGAAGTGGCCGCGTCCGCGACTTCGGCGGTGTTCACCGACCTCGGTCCGGGGACCTACCGGGCCACGGTTGTCGCGGTCAACGCGGTTGGGGCCTCCCCCGCCTCCGAGGCTTCGGCCCAGGTGGTGGTGATCGGAACCCCAGAACCGAGCGACTCGGGCGACCCGACGCCGGGCCAGTCCGCCCCCGGCCAGTCGGCTTCCAGCCAGGCCGCGCTTCCGGTGACGGGCTCCAGCCTCAGGCCCCAGGCCGCCATCGGCGTGGCCACCTGCCTGATTCTGATCGGCGCCGCCACGCTCCTGGGTTCGCGTCGGCGCAAGCTGGCGCGCCAAGGCCCCGCCCAATGA